In one Nicotiana sylvestris chromosome 8, ASM39365v2, whole genome shotgun sequence genomic region, the following are encoded:
- the LOC138875990 gene encoding uncharacterized protein, with amino-acid sequence MVKELNIAATTTKNQDWWLDSGTIIHVSHDKNTFKTYSEVKESEKVLMCNHVTAEVAGKGIVEINFTSGQKLTLLNAFHLSKILKNLISTSLLSKRGFKIVVETDHVILSKSGIFVEKRL; translated from the coding sequence ATGGTTAAAGAGTTGAACATAGCTGCAACAACCACAAAGAATCAAGATTGGTGGTTAGATTCTGGCACAATAATTCATGTCTCTCACGACAAGAATACGTTCAAGACTTATTCGGAAGTTAAAGAATCTGAAAAGGTGTTGATGTGCAACCATGTTACAGCCGAAGTTGCAGGAAAAGGAATAGTTGAAATCAATTTTACATCTGGACAGAAGTTGACTCTTTTGAATGCTTTCCATCTTTCTAAAATATTGAAGAACTTGATATCTACTAGTTTACTTTCTAAAAGAGGCTTCAAAATTGTAGTTGAGACTGATCATGTAATTTTGTCTAAGAGTGGTATATTTGTAGAAAAAAGGTTGTAA